One region of Mucilaginibacter gotjawali genomic DNA includes:
- a CDS encoding lantibiotic dehydratase, translating to MFNLDFNPYLFLRTPALSYRDYKPEILTELLKTQFFQSAIFFASESLYLELERYGFDYYNLDKKVKISLHKYFNRMCHRPTPFGMFSAFSSTCWSSISNNAEKCVLEENGEVYITPDFQFTAEIARRMERTGEFNNVKYYTNDSIYTIQNEKRYLTTSYDTNRKKTDFFINSFHTDRLLNKLLNFCNEGKKISEVVAWLNNFIDETEDVKAYVKDLINEGLLVSELCPNMTGEKYFSRVVSIANARKFNSELAREISMYNALVNKIAFKQKLDIKALSENHLYQLSKTKFKSMFYVGYERETKSSIDPKYQEYIKEGLDCLKIITSDATPKALKDFKNKFKARFEDQEVPLLQALDRESGIGYEGLETNVVTSELLDGIQLDLQSNSLNFTWTPIHEFFLSKFLRTKNDEPILITDKELEKLKAPSELKAPPSFSVVFRLFGDKVWIEQAGGCTATALLGRFTLFSEKVLDEVRYIAAVEEKSNNGVIFAEISCFNDEHAANINSNSGIRAFEIPIGVHSTLPGPNIISLSDLAISIIDNNIILRSKKHNKIVIPRLSSAFNYGRSELSIFMFLCDLQYQGLKFNFNFDLRTLLPGISYYPRVEYKNCILFPATWVLNAEEIADISEGNSSADNFFKISEKIRLTKHFALTEGDNQLLFDQSDPGSIALFMKVIKNKATVVLQEVFLKETTDVCNREGKPFAGQFIAAVFSRDVTYTQSALWQINRKKNKVKRIYLPGDEWVYLKIYCHPATSNNILVKCVKNIIAGLKKQNKLTSWYFIRYNDPENHLRIRIQTNPDDTATVVRYFEKKIRTYVEKGIINNLLLDTYKREIERYGAETIVYAENAFNASSELVLAYLKNIGTGEFDFSELHLALLSADALLEIFFPEYSSRIYLLKNIHENMKHEFDDSKQVKMQLDNKYREYSTFINNMKSNQALIVGIAGKKEYAAYLKSLSLLKTTAQLFFPGKLMKLAADVIHMHLNRLFNEKQRSHEFIIYYLLYKYYLSVKARKDRELLNFAPASKRPAVNQVNETVFK from the coding sequence ATGTTTAACCTTGATTTTAATCCTTATCTGTTTTTAAGAACACCGGCCCTAAGCTACCGGGATTATAAACCCGAAATATTGACTGAATTGCTAAAAACTCAATTTTTTCAGTCGGCTATATTCTTTGCAAGCGAAAGCCTCTATCTCGAATTGGAACGATACGGATTTGACTACTATAACCTCGACAAAAAGGTTAAAATAAGCCTTCACAAATATTTCAACAGGATGTGCCACAGGCCAACTCCATTCGGTATGTTTTCAGCATTTAGCTCTACTTGCTGGAGCTCAATAAGTAACAATGCTGAAAAATGTGTTTTAGAGGAGAACGGTGAAGTGTACATAACCCCTGATTTTCAATTCACAGCAGAAATTGCAAGGCGGATGGAAAGAACGGGCGAGTTTAACAATGTGAAATATTATACGAATGATTCAATTTACACCATTCAAAACGAAAAGCGGTACCTTACTACAAGCTATGACACAAATAGAAAAAAAACAGACTTTTTCATTAATTCTTTTCACACAGACAGATTATTGAACAAGTTGTTGAATTTTTGCAATGAAGGAAAAAAAATTTCTGAAGTAGTTGCATGGTTGAACAATTTTATTGATGAGACAGAAGATGTGAAAGCATATGTAAAGGACTTAATAAACGAAGGGCTTCTTGTATCGGAACTTTGTCCGAACATGACTGGTGAAAAATATTTCTCGCGGGTTGTTTCCATAGCAAATGCCAGGAAATTTAATAGTGAACTTGCAAGGGAAATTTCGATGTATAACGCTCTTGTCAATAAAATTGCCTTCAAACAAAAGCTGGATATCAAAGCGCTTTCAGAAAATCACTTATATCAGCTTTCAAAAACTAAATTTAAATCGATGTTTTATGTTGGGTACGAAAGGGAAACTAAATCATCAATTGACCCCAAATACCAGGAGTATATAAAAGAGGGATTAGACTGTTTGAAAATCATTACTTCCGATGCAACGCCAAAGGCATTAAAAGATTTTAAAAATAAGTTTAAAGCCAGGTTTGAAGATCAGGAGGTACCGCTGCTGCAAGCGCTGGACAGAGAATCAGGTATAGGTTATGAAGGATTGGAGACTAACGTGGTGACCAGTGAATTATTGGATGGAATACAATTGGATCTCCAATCAAATAGCTTGAATTTCACCTGGACCCCAATTCATGAATTCTTTTTATCGAAATTTTTGAGAACAAAAAATGATGAACCTATTTTAATAACAGATAAGGAACTTGAAAAATTAAAAGCGCCGTCCGAATTAAAAGCGCCCCCCAGTTTTTCAGTGGTTTTCAGGTTGTTTGGTGATAAAGTTTGGATAGAGCAGGCCGGCGGGTGTACTGCTACAGCGCTGCTGGGCAGGTTTACATTGTTTAGCGAAAAAGTTTTAGACGAGGTCCGATACATAGCTGCGGTTGAAGAAAAATCTAATAATGGGGTTATTTTTGCTGAAATCTCATGTTTTAATGACGAACACGCAGCCAATATAAATTCAAACTCAGGCATAAGGGCGTTTGAGATTCCTATAGGCGTGCACTCCACCCTTCCAGGCCCCAATATTATAAGCCTTTCCGATCTTGCCATATCAATAATTGACAATAACATTATCTTAAGATCAAAAAAGCATAACAAAATAGTTATACCAAGGCTAAGTTCGGCTTTTAACTATGGCAGAAGTGAACTGTCAATATTTATGTTTTTATGTGATTTGCAATACCAGGGGCTTAAATTCAATTTTAATTTTGACTTAAGGACGTTACTGCCAGGCATTAGCTACTACCCCAGGGTGGAATATAAAAATTGCATTCTTTTTCCGGCAACATGGGTATTAAATGCCGAGGAAATTGCGGATATATCTGAGGGAAACAGTTCTGCGGACAATTTTTTTAAAATCAGCGAAAAGATCAGGCTTACAAAACATTTTGCGTTAACTGAAGGTGATAATCAACTATTGTTTGACCAATCAGACCCCGGATCAATAGCGCTTTTTATGAAGGTTATAAAAAACAAGGCAACAGTTGTTTTGCAGGAAGTCTTCCTTAAGGAAACAACAGATGTGTGTAATCGTGAAGGGAAGCCATTTGCGGGGCAATTTATAGCGGCTGTATTTTCGCGCGACGTGACTTATACTCAAAGCGCGTTGTGGCAAATAAACCGCAAAAAGAATAAAGTAAAGAGGATATATCTGCCAGGTGATGAATGGGTGTATTTGAAGATATATTGCCATCCTGCAACCTCAAACAACATTCTTGTCAAATGTGTAAAGAATATTATAGCAGGCCTGAAAAAACAAAATAAGTTAACAAGCTGGTATTTTATCAGATATAATGACCCGGAAAACCATTTACGGATAAGGATTCAAACTAACCCGGATGATACCGCAACAGTAGTTAGGTATTTCGAAAAAAAAATACGTACTTATGTTGAAAAAGGGATCATAAATAACTTGTTGCTGGATACGTATAAACGTGAAATTGAAAGATACGGTGCTGAAACGATTGTTTATGCTGAAAACGCATTTAATGCCAGCAGCGAACTTGTTTTAGCATATCTCAAAAACATCGGTACCGGTGAATTTGATTTTTCAGAATTGCATCTTGCCCTTTTATCGGCAGACGCACTGCTTGAGATTTTTTTTCCTGAATATTCCAGCAGGATTTACCTGTTGAAAAATATCCACGAAAACATGAAGCACGAGTTTGACGACAGCAAACAGGTAAAAATGCAATTGGATAACAAATATCGTGAGTATTCAACTTTCATCAATAACATGAAAAGCAACCAGGCTTTGATTGTCGGCATTGCGGGTAAGAAAGAGTATGCCGCGTACCTGAAGTCATTGAGCCTGTTAAAAACAACCGCTCAATTGTTTTTTCCCGGAAAACTCATGAAACTTGCAGCCGACGTTATTCACATGCATTTAAACCGGCTTTTTAACGAAAAACAACGCAGCCACGAGTTTATTATATACTATCTGCTTTATAAGTATTACCTATCGGTAAAGGCGCGTAAAGACAGAGAGCTACTGAACTTTGCGCCCGCTTCTAAGCGTCCTGCTGTTAATCAGGTGAATGAAACTGTCTTTAAATGA
- a CDS encoding SDR family NAD(P)-dependent oxidoreductase produces MEKKKILITGASKGLGLAISKKLSSEYELILHASKKESFTHIEPGSHILCADFADSQQLADFCKKLKKEHGDSLYGVINNAGLTYDKPLNFQPEREIDAMLNVNLRAPIMICKTAMKIFSLLNKGVIINISSVVGESGNAFQSVYAATKAGIVALSRSLAQEAAALNESHHIRVLSVSPGFIETDMTAGIPEQIKEKYLNLIPAKRFGNVDDVADTIAFLLSDKASYINGTNIHINGGLI; encoded by the coding sequence ATGGAGAAAAAAAAAATACTGATTACCGGCGCCAGTAAGGGTTTAGGGTTGGCCATCTCCAAAAAACTTTCATCGGAATATGAATTAATATTACATGCCTCAAAAAAAGAGAGCTTTACGCATATTGAACCGGGTAGCCATATTTTATGCGCCGATTTTGCTGATAGCCAGCAACTTGCCGACTTTTGCAAAAAGCTAAAAAAAGAACATGGCGACTCGTTATACGGCGTGATAAATAATGCCGGCCTCACTTATGATAAACCGCTAAATTTTCAGCCTGAGCGGGAGATTGATGCCATGTTGAACGTAAACCTCAGGGCGCCAATAATGATATGCAAAACCGCCATGAAAATATTTAGTTTATTAAACAAGGGGGTTATCATCAATATTAGCTCTGTTGTTGGGGAAAGCGGCAATGCTTTTCAATCTGTATATGCTGCAACCAAAGCGGGCATAGTGGCTCTTTCCAGGTCTTTAGCGCAGGAGGCTGCGGCATTAAACGAAAGTCACCACATCCGGGTACTTAGTGTTTCGCCTGGGTTTATTGAGACTGACATGACTGCAGGAATTCCCGAACAGATAAAAGAAAAATATTTAAATTTAATTCCGGCAAAACGCTTTGGAAACGTTGATGATGTGGCCGATACCATAGCGTTCCTGCTTTCAGACAAGGCATCTTACATAAATGGAACAAATATCCACATCAACGGCGGTTTAATATGA
- a CDS encoding acyl carrier protein, giving the protein MERQEILDGLLEVLKTIRTIDPQRLVGVTEETDFLTDLSTPSTELINIAAKVENKFDIEFEDDDIDHMGSKVKDIIDLIIMVKARGENK; this is encoded by the coding sequence ATGGAAAGACAAGAAATACTTGATGGCTTATTAGAAGTGCTGAAAACAATAAGAACGATTGATCCGCAAAGGTTGGTTGGCGTTACCGAAGAAACAGACTTTTTGACTGATTTAAGCACTCCGTCGACAGAACTGATCAATATTGCTGCGAAAGTGGAAAACAAATTCGATATTGAGTTTGAAGATGACGATATTGACCACATGGGGTCGAAAGTTAAAGACATTATCGACCTGATCATAATGGTTAAGGCAAGAGGAGAAAACAAATAA
- a CDS encoding beta-ketoacyl-[acyl-carrier-protein] synthase family protein: MQVTGRKVAVVGMGGAFPTCKNLDEFDRKLFSNQSLIREWDLAMQYNKQIRSTVSGFITDDEMDLEAVLAPIVERYPETYIDKLGRIPDGNLSTADLGSIWTMIGAQEAVKMAGWTTTETQSEETGVVVGSGGAGNQILRVAWHYFFQMGKKARIAGAHTVDRSMSYREAANISCLLKTKGVCESITSACATGLGNIGHAYRLIKFGLQDRVIAGGVEGTALETFIGFDGMMILSKGFSPAESSRPFDMDRNGFVCSFGAGIVALEEYEMAKARGANILGVIDSYFNNSDGDGDMFYPSFAGQQRLWKGLMPDKGLRPDVVKMHGTSTPVGDSVELLSVVDTLGEEGYHMSAPKSQFGHMLGGAGAVEFITALLMLKNQKVLPCLNSNTLNPELEGFQKTDHWTGPSKPLAAYRDLVPQFAFEKEINRVACLNYGFGGTNSAMMVSKDI, encoded by the coding sequence ATGCAGGTTACAGGTAGAAAAGTGGCGGTTGTTGGTATGGGCGGGGCTTTCCCGACCTGTAAAAACCTCGATGAATTTGACCGTAAATTATTCTCGAATCAGAGTTTAATAAGGGAGTGGGACCTTGCTATGCAATATAACAAGCAAATCAGGTCGACAGTGTCAGGGTTTATCACGGACGATGAAATGGACCTGGAAGCGGTTCTTGCTCCTATCGTGGAGAGATACCCTGAAACGTATATTGATAAGTTGGGAAGAATCCCGGATGGGAACCTCTCTACAGCTGACCTTGGCAGCATCTGGACCATGATTGGCGCCCAGGAAGCAGTAAAAATGGCCGGATGGACCACAACAGAAACTCAATCAGAAGAAACCGGTGTTGTAGTAGGTTCGGGCGGCGCCGGTAACCAGATTTTAAGGGTGGCCTGGCATTATTTTTTCCAGATGGGGAAAAAGGCCAGGATTGCCGGGGCACATACCGTTGACCGCAGTATGTCATACCGCGAAGCGGCCAACATATCCTGCCTGTTAAAAACAAAGGGCGTTTGCGAATCCATTACCTCTGCCTGTGCTACCGGGCTCGGCAATATCGGGCATGCATACCGCCTCATAAAATTTGGATTACAGGACCGCGTTATAGCCGGCGGCGTTGAAGGTACCGCGCTTGAAACCTTTATAGGTTTTGATGGCATGATGATACTTTCGAAAGGCTTTAGCCCGGCTGAAAGTTCTAGGCCATTTGATATGGACAGGAACGGATTTGTATGCTCATTCGGTGCTGGTATAGTAGCGCTGGAAGAATATGAAATGGCTAAGGCCCGCGGCGCCAATATATTGGGGGTGATTGATAGTTATTTTAATAACTCGGATGGTGACGGGGATATGTTTTATCCATCATTTGCAGGCCAGCAGAGGCTTTGGAAGGGACTAATGCCTGATAAAGGATTGCGGCCAGATGTAGTAAAAATGCACGGCACATCAACCCCTGTAGGAGATTCAGTTGAATTATTGAGTGTGGTGGACACCCTTGGCGAAGAAGGTTATCACATGTCGGCACCCAAATCACAATTCGGGCATATGCTTGGCGGCGCCGGGGCGGTAGAGTTTATTACGGCTTTATTGATGCTGAAAAACCAGAAAGTACTCCCCTGTTTAAACTCAAACACGCTAAACCCGGAGCTGGAAGGGTTTCAAAAAACCGACCACTGGACAGGCCCCTCAAAACCATTGGCCGCTTACAGAGATTTGGTACCACAATTTGCATTTGAAAAAGAAATAAACAGAGTTGCCTGTTTAAATTACGGCTTTGGCGGTACAAACAGTGCGATGATGGTTTCGAAGGATATTTAA
- a CDS encoding enoyl-ACP reductase FabI, whose amino-acid sequence MIDNKDKVAAIFGVRNESSIAWSIALKLHQSGCKVALSYVAETKDEVLYLMQQNGMDGSLSAEVDVRNELQITAFIQLVYNTAGPIDYVLHAVAFGTQSVMCYSLPGSTEPAPSYLDIPFEDLMDSFNISAYSLLRICRVTQPYFAKNASVLTLTYNASQRVFPGYAGMAINKAALENIMIYLASYFRDQGVRVNAISAGLVMTTSSGGILGVRRLRKMGKFTAPLGNIDADDVGDAALYYFSGLSKKVTGNIHFVDGGFNIMGLGVDGE is encoded by the coding sequence ATGATTGACAATAAAGATAAAGTTGCGGCTATTTTTGGCGTACGGAACGAAAGCTCCATTGCCTGGTCAATCGCTTTAAAACTGCACCAGTCTGGTTGCAAGGTGGCGCTAAGCTATGTTGCCGAAACAAAAGACGAGGTTTTATACCTGATGCAGCAAAACGGCATGGACGGCAGTCTGTCCGCCGAAGTTGATGTAAGGAATGAGCTGCAGATCACCGCCTTCATCCAATTGGTTTACAATACGGCAGGGCCTATAGACTATGTTTTACATGCGGTGGCATTTGGCACCCAAAGTGTAATGTGTTATTCGCTGCCGGGTAGCACTGAACCTGCTCCCTCCTATCTGGATATTCCTTTTGAAGACCTGATGGATTCATTTAACATCAGCGCTTATTCGCTGTTGAGGATTTGCAGGGTGACGCAGCCTTATTTTGCAAAAAACGCTTCCGTGTTAACGCTTACCTATAATGCTTCGCAGAGGGTTTTCCCGGGATACGCCGGTATGGCTATTAATAAAGCAGCGCTCGAGAATATCATGATCTACCTGGCAAGTTATTTCAGGGATCAGGGGGTAAGGGTTAACGCAATTTCGGCAGGTTTAGTGATGACTACCTCGTCAGGCGGCATATTAGGCGTACGCCGATTGCGGAAAATGGGCAAATTTACGGCTCCGCTGGGGAATATTGATGCCGATGACGTAGGCGATGCTGCACTATATTATTTTTCGGGCCTTTCGAAAAAAGTAACCGGGAATATTCATTTTGTTGACGGAGGCTTCAACATAATGGGGCTTGGCGTAGATGGAGAATGA
- a CDS encoding holo-ACP synthase, whose product MENEILKTLEILNTSGKFTIGNDLVYLPDFSASFNDLFKKKVYTATEIAYCDAFENSILRYASTWAAKEAVYKAIKQIDQSTLGWKKIEIIRKKNAGQPQVTIHKPEADYKISLTISHDGDYVWAIALIDTDL is encoded by the coding sequence ATGGAGAATGAAATTTTAAAAACGCTGGAAATACTAAATACTTCCGGAAAGTTCACCATCGGCAACGACCTGGTGTACCTGCCTGATTTTTCGGCTTCATTTAATGATCTCTTCAAAAAAAAGGTTTATACTGCCACAGAAATAGCTTATTGTGATGCGTTTGAAAATTCAATTTTGCGGTACGCATCTACATGGGCGGCAAAAGAAGCTGTTTATAAGGCCATTAAGCAAATAGACCAATCCACATTGGGCTGGAAAAAGATTGAGATCATCCGAAAAAAAAATGCCGGGCAACCACAGGTAACTATTCACAAACCTGAAGCCGATTATAAAATAAGTTTAACCATTTCGCACGATGGTGACTATGTTTGGGCAATTGCCTTAATTGATACTGATTTATAA
- a CDS encoding alpha/beta fold hydrolase yields the protein MTDHYFENDLVTLHYYKFGNGPKSMLCFHGYGMHGKQFKLLEGDLGSTYTFYGFDLFFHKQTKLKDQSLANIKKGISKTEIAGFIQDFCKYERIGRFSVIGYSMGTHYATIVVEELGDLVDKFIIAAPSSLEPGKLIRFFSKNKTGNKILEKLTLSEKALVRMLKLFKQLRFINDQDYKVLFNEIGTAELRFNFYACFTYLRFLETDEQRLLEAIEINNIKSIFIFGSRDKTFPPRIGDKFIQKLKHSEVIILNEGHEMIKKDFVTSLTKLLI from the coding sequence ATGACCGACCATTATTTTGAAAATGATTTGGTTACCCTGCATTATTACAAGTTTGGTAACGGGCCAAAAAGTATGTTATGCTTTCACGGGTATGGTATGCATGGCAAGCAATTTAAACTTTTAGAAGGCGACCTGGGTTCAACCTATACTTTTTATGGGTTCGATCTTTTTTTTCACAAACAAACTAAACTAAAAGATCAAAGTTTAGCTAACATCAAAAAAGGGATCAGCAAAACGGAGATTGCCGGATTTATACAGGATTTTTGCAAATATGAGAGAATCGGGCGTTTTTCGGTGATCGGGTATTCCATGGGTACTCATTATGCAACGATTGTTGTTGAAGAATTGGGTGATTTGGTTGATAAATTTATTATCGCCGCCCCATCGAGCCTGGAACCGGGTAAATTGATCCGTTTTTTTAGCAAAAACAAAACAGGGAATAAGATCCTTGAAAAGCTAACGCTTAGTGAAAAAGCATTGGTAAGGATGCTGAAATTATTTAAGCAACTAAGGTTTATAAATGACCAGGATTATAAAGTTTTGTTTAACGAAATTGGAACAGCTGAACTGAGGTTCAATTTTTATGCCTGTTTCACCTATCTCCGCTTTTTAGAGACGGACGAACAGCGTTTATTGGAGGCTATTGAAATAAATAACATCAAAAGCATTTTTATATTTGGCAGCCGGGATAAAACATTTCCGCCGCGAATTGGTGATAAGTTTATTCAAAAACTCAAACATAGTGAAGTTATCATTTTGAATGAAGGCCACGAAATGATCAAAAAAGATTTTGTAACCTCGCTAACGAAACTGTTAATATGA
- a CDS encoding lysophospholipid acyltransferase family protein, whose amino-acid sequence MIIKAKPIPIFVIRLGIAPLLWFFRRRFNKMILNDIEIKPGHSYILMCNHFGFFDGFFAYYLCFKFINKKQKLKGIYTMSVKKQMEKNWWLKYSGSFSVEPGKRSVDESLDFAASILNEPGNLLIYYPQGNLESAYIRHIEFKDGIYEIATRTRGNCQLVWSSVLLEYFESTKQSVYFNLLDCGTNHDFDFEQLKDKVNEHHLQSIKKNIRFTNEPGI is encoded by the coding sequence ATGATCATCAAAGCAAAACCTATCCCTATATTTGTTATCCGTTTGGGTATAGCGCCGTTGCTTTGGTTTTTCAGGCGGCGTTTTAACAAAATGATCCTGAACGACATCGAGATAAAACCGGGGCATTCCTATATCCTTATGTGTAACCATTTTGGCTTTTTTGATGGTTTTTTTGCCTACTACCTGTGTTTTAAATTCATCAATAAAAAACAAAAGCTAAAAGGCATTTATACCATGTCGGTAAAAAAGCAGATGGAAAAAAACTGGTGGCTAAAATATTCCGGCAGTTTTTCTGTCGAGCCAGGTAAACGGTCAGTCGACGAAAGCCTGGACTTTGCTGCATCCATATTAAATGAACCCGGCAACCTGTTGATCTACTACCCGCAGGGCAACCTGGAATCAGCCTATATCAGGCATATTGAATTTAAGGATGGTATTTATGAGATAGCAACCCGCACCCGGGGCAATTGCCAATTGGTTTGGAGCAGTGTTTTATTGGAATATTTTGAAAGCACCAAACAATCCGTTTATTTTAACTTATTGGATTGTGGCACCAATCACGATTTTGATTTTGAACAGCTGAAGGATAAGGTTAATGAGCATCATTTGCAATCCATCAAAAAGAATATCAGGTTTACAAACGAGCCCGGAATTTAA
- a CDS encoding tetratricopeptide repeat protein: protein MIQKFLTLIVFFLTWQLTAKANFSYDANCTDAYKAILDLRMNDARSLIQKEKQQNPQNGIIILLENYVDYFSLLASENKADYERLKDLRSARLSALEGNDSNSPFYLYAQAEIYLQWSFLKAKFGDYVSSGFDAKKANGLLHDNEEKYPGFVPDQISLALVNVVFGSIPASFKSVTRFLGMSGNAQAGVKKLEELKADLPKTKFAFYNSEVIFFICTIDINVLHNNNDYPRLISMLNEMGSSSLLKTYVQGLIASKTAHNDDVITYLEARPRTGDYVKVPSINYMLGCAKLCRLNNETPTPLYDFINEYRGINYIKDAYLKLGYFYLLQNDQGKYEYFVRQVKTKGYTIDSKDQQALWEANDTKPDLDLLKARFYFDGGYYGKALAQLANKDESDFKLLRDKIECCYRLGRIYDKTGKYGDAILNYQKAIRLGSSTKYYFAANAALSIGKIYEDKKDFKRAGDYYNQALNIHGHQYQTDIDNDAKAGLKRIGQ from the coding sequence ATGATCCAAAAATTTTTAACCCTCATCGTCTTCTTTTTAACCTGGCAACTAACTGCAAAAGCTAATTTTAGTTACGACGCTAATTGTACCGACGCCTATAAAGCTATCCTCGACCTCCGGATGAATGATGCGCGTTCACTCATTCAAAAAGAGAAACAGCAAAACCCGCAAAATGGTATCATTATATTGCTCGAAAACTATGTCGATTACTTCAGTTTGCTTGCATCTGAAAATAAAGCAGATTATGAACGCTTAAAGGATCTAAGGTCGGCACGATTATCTGCATTGGAAGGTAATGACAGCAACTCTCCTTTTTACCTGTACGCGCAGGCGGAGATTTACCTGCAATGGTCATTTCTTAAGGCAAAGTTCGGGGACTATGTTTCCTCCGGATTTGATGCAAAAAAAGCCAACGGGCTATTGCATGACAACGAAGAAAAATACCCCGGGTTTGTACCTGATCAGATAAGCCTTGCATTGGTAAATGTAGTTTTTGGCTCCATCCCTGCGAGCTTTAAAAGTGTTACCCGTTTTTTGGGAATGAGCGGCAATGCACAGGCTGGAGTTAAAAAACTGGAAGAGCTTAAGGCCGATCTCCCCAAAACAAAATTCGCTTTTTATAACAGCGAGGTGATTTTTTTTATTTGTACGATAGATATCAATGTGCTGCACAATAACAATGATTACCCAAGGCTAATCTCTATGCTGAATGAGATGGGCAGCAGCAGTTTGCTAAAAACGTATGTGCAGGGCCTCATCGCCTCAAAAACTGCACATAATGACGATGTGATAACTTACCTGGAAGCAAGGCCAAGGACAGGTGACTATGTTAAAGTACCTTCGATAAATTATATGCTTGGCTGTGCTAAACTTTGCCGGTTAAACAATGAAACGCCGACACCTTTGTATGATTTTATTAATGAATACAGGGGAATAAATTACATAAAGGATGCTTACTTAAAACTCGGCTACTTTTATCTTTTACAAAATGACCAGGGTAAATACGAATATTTTGTAAGACAAGTAAAAACCAAAGGTTATACCATCGATAGCAAAGACCAGCAGGCCCTCTGGGAAGCTAATGACACCAAGCCGGATCTGGACCTTTTAAAGGCCCGGTTTTATTTTGATGGCGGCTATTATGGCAAAGCTTTGGCGCAGTTGGCAAACAAGGATGAAAGTGACTTTAAGCTCCTGAGGGATAAAATTGAATGTTGCTACCGGCTGGGCAGAATCTATGATAAAACCGGTAAATACGGCGACGCCATTTTGAATTATCAAAAGGCCATCAGGTTAGGGTCGTCAACCAAATATTACTTTGCGGCGAACGCAGCATTAAGCATCGGAAAGATTTACGAAGACAAGAAAGACTTTAAAAGGGCAGGGGATTACTATAACCAGGCGCTTAATATCCACGGCCATCAATACCAAACCGATATTGATAACGACGCTAAAGCAGGATTAAAGCGGATTGGGCAGTAG